The proteins below are encoded in one region of Micromonospora pisi:
- a CDS encoding Replicase polyprotein 1ab: MARHLVATGQLIDEAPELALAHALAARRLASRIAAVREAVGLAAYHAGEWQTAIAELRTYHRMSGKQTHLPVLADCERALGRPERAIDLFRGADREAMDPAQAIELLIVAAGARGDLGQGDAAVAMLQVRELTGAVDEPWAARLRYAYADALLAVGRREEAREWFARAADADEDAETDAAERLLELDGVVLEGDDDDEVDDTDVDEDADQDEDDDEDDDDEDDDDEDDDDEDDDDEDDDEDDDEDDDEDDDDEDDDDEDDDDEDDDDEDEDDEDDRVGSGSEAEAQPVSESRDDTEGPAERSGPSGS; the protein is encoded by the coding sequence GTGGCTCGACACCTGGTGGCGACCGGCCAGCTGATCGACGAAGCACCCGAGCTCGCGCTTGCACACGCGCTTGCCGCGCGGCGGCTCGCCTCGAGGATCGCGGCGGTACGTGAGGCAGTAGGTCTGGCGGCGTACCACGCCGGCGAGTGGCAGACGGCTATCGCGGAGCTGCGTACCTACCACCGGATGAGTGGCAAGCAGACCCACCTTCCCGTACTCGCCGACTGCGAGCGGGCGTTGGGGCGGCCGGAGCGGGCGATCGACCTCTTCCGGGGGGCTGACCGCGAGGCGATGGACCCGGCCCAGGCGATCGAGCTGTTGATCGTCGCAGCTGGTGCCCGGGGTGACCTGGGACAGGGTGACGCGGCGGTGGCCATGCTGCAGGTCCGAGAACTTACCGGTGCGGTTGATGAGCCCTGGGCTGCCCGACTGCGTTACGCCTACGCGGACGCGCTGCTCGCCGTGGGTCGGCGGGAAGAGGCGCGGGAATGGTTCGCTCGCGCGGCAGACGCCGATGAGGACGCGGAGACGGACGCGGCGGAGCGGTTGCTTGAGCTCGACGGCGTGGTCCTCGAGGGCGATGACGATGACGAGGTGGACGACACCGACGTCGACGAGGACGCCGACCAGGACGAAGACGACGACGAAGACGACGACGACGAAGACGACGACGACGAAGACGACGACGACGAAGACGACGACGACGAAGACGACGACGAAGACGACGACGAAGACGACGACGAAGACGACGACGACGAAGACGACGACGACGAAGACGACGACGACGAAGACGACGACGACGAAGACGAAGACGACGAAGACGACCGCGTAGGTAGCGGGTCGGAAGCGGAGGCTCAGCCGGTTTCGGAGTCGCGCGACGACACCGAGGGACCAGCAGAGCGCAGCGGGCCGTCCGGATCATGA
- a CDS encoding SCP2 sterol-binding domain-containing protein — MASVDECREALHNLAARMDANAAQVRDHVNLERTLACRISDLDCAFHGRISDGRLVDLADGDDPDAKIALTTTSDDLVSLVAGQLDVPKALAARRISVDANPFDLLKLRKLL; from the coding sequence TTGGCCAGCGTTGACGAGTGCCGAGAGGCGTTGCATAACCTGGCGGCGCGAATGGATGCGAATGCGGCCCAGGTCCGGGATCACGTCAACCTCGAACGGACGTTGGCCTGCCGGATCAGCGACCTGGATTGCGCCTTCCACGGGCGAATCAGTGACGGGCGTCTGGTCGACCTCGCCGATGGCGACGACCCGGACGCGAAAATCGCCCTGACCACGACCAGTGACGATCTCGTCTCCCTGGTGGCGGGTCAGCTCGATGTCCCGAAGGCGCTCGCCGCCCGACGGATCTCTGTCGACGCCAATCCCTTTGACCTGCTCAAACTGCGCAAACTGCTGTAG
- a CDS encoding HAD-IIA family hydrolase has translation MSGTPAGSLVDAYDLVIFDLDGVIYLIDRPIAGAVEAVARLHAERKPLAYATNNASRRPAEVAELLVGMGVNARPDEVLTSSVAAAAALAERLPAGAAVLVVGAEALRAEVRAVGLVPVERADQSPDAVVQGYGPQVGWTDLAEASVAIRAGALWVATNTDRTLPSPRGPLPGNGSLVAALRTALNRDPDLVVGKPEPALFGTAARQAGAERPLAVGDRLDTDIEGAARAGMDSLLVLTGVSSAADLLIAPPSTRPTYVAHDLRGLFDADSVVRLGVGPTPAEDQAGPVVIEADGWRLSLDGQKAELSGAGRSLHALRLLCAAAWSGHPVLRVRPGSEAAGTALGELGLTS, from the coding sequence ATGAGTGGCACCCCGGCAGGGTCGCTGGTTGACGCGTACGACCTGGTCATTTTCGACCTGGATGGCGTGATCTACCTGATTGATCGCCCGATTGCGGGTGCGGTCGAGGCGGTGGCCCGGTTGCACGCGGAGCGGAAGCCGCTCGCGTACGCGACCAACAACGCCTCTCGTCGTCCTGCCGAGGTGGCCGAGCTGCTCGTCGGGATGGGCGTCAACGCCCGTCCCGACGAGGTGCTGACCTCCTCCGTAGCGGCCGCTGCCGCGTTGGCCGAGCGTCTTCCGGCCGGCGCGGCAGTGCTGGTGGTCGGCGCGGAGGCGTTGCGTGCCGAGGTCCGTGCCGTCGGCCTGGTGCCGGTCGAGCGGGCTGACCAGTCGCCGGATGCGGTGGTGCAGGGCTACGGGCCACAGGTCGGGTGGACCGATCTGGCCGAGGCGTCGGTGGCGATCAGGGCGGGAGCGCTCTGGGTCGCCACCAACACCGACCGCACGCTGCCGAGTCCACGCGGCCCGTTGCCAGGCAACGGCTCGCTGGTGGCGGCACTGCGTACCGCACTCAACCGGGACCCCGACCTGGTTGTCGGAAAGCCGGAACCGGCCCTGTTCGGGACTGCCGCGCGGCAGGCCGGAGCGGAACGGCCCCTGGCGGTAGGCGACCGGTTGGACACCGACATCGAGGGGGCGGCCCGGGCCGGCATGGACAGCCTGCTCGTGCTCACCGGGGTCAGCTCGGCGGCGGACCTTCTGATCGCGCCCCCCTCGACGCGCCCCACGTACGTGGCGCACGACCTCCGGGGGCTTTTCGACGCCGACTCGGTAGTGCGCCTCGGCGTGGGTCCGACACCGGCAGAGGATCAGGCCGGCCCGGTGGTCATCGAGGCCGACGGGTGGCGACTCTCGCTCGACGGCCAGAAGGCGGAACTCAGCGGAGCGGGACGGTCCCTGCACGCGCTGCGGCTGCTCTGCGCCGCTGCCTGGTCGGGGCACCCGGTTCTCCGGGTACGGCCCGGGTCGGAGGCTGCCGGCACGGCACTGGGTGAGCTGGGCCTCACCAGCTGA